A genomic window from Archocentrus centrarchus isolate MPI-CPG fArcCen1 chromosome 2, fArcCen1, whole genome shotgun sequence includes:
- the cfap221 gene encoding cilia- and flagella-associated protein 221, protein MEVALSGPQTLSEPLRRRTPLPLSQLVEETQSRASIPNHLLESKIYATLKSNSLIQAEPSELHFSGFELGKDYIKIVKLINISSEVMNIHVIPTQTKYFQTTYTKKYRLIPGLAYTLRVGFCPDEWRYFYDCIRVHCEGEDNLLIPVHAYPVIDDLRIPTHIDLPAAALRQSVCHAIPLRCSCPVGFEFQVCVIQPHESFSIRPLTGVIPAKGEAAITVTFCPVQFETSQITFQLVISQFNTKPYLCTVTGSCAPHIALSELEKKLDYRDAVTVHHKRASRFAPALPRSKAKYRAIKEADKSKTAMDPAVDVCTPAGVAKMLIKDSNKLSSKVLKQAISSGSMTALQNKQLKEAFFMKKVQQNIKEEQTNHLKWQVHLGMDPMSEHAVKQILEEREIALHEYKVKRGDVRREGCFAAGLPKISSRPVLCEVGQAPEGAPAFQFYTTFTWELRRRVLRLFQQAARKVVIRCRMNRRLASLKKLADSMKNPPLAQKADEEKTCGLKVSPDKVFPSSLPFSSNEDDPLANIKLVEVPVDPVDVTVTSHIPFFKLQVPLHYKLMGYRAVSAWEAFNSYIPITLARPLRTGALDKLVPSRAHSPRTVETTAGAAEKHEKKDKDVEAADAPGLSFRAPECLLRPFPANPLRIFNPAPGLQTFKPPPKYLESDLEFHLCPLPRYTVPESPLCGIRTQTSHIQKKFLDHKEVIPGVMKWKNFDSISLKSLSNQLALTSDCAPCRSVNYNTDILPLTTPPPLTNLPDDVAPLMDTLCEGSGVQLTPEMIRAQFLSGEVVFSSSNLATGKTAM, encoded by the exons ATGGAGGTGGCTCTGTCTGGGCCACAGACGCTCTCAGAGCCCCTGAGGAGGAGGACGCCTCTGCCTCTGAGCCAGCTGGTGGAGGAGACccagagcagagccagcatCCCCAATCATCTGCTGGAGTCAA aAATCTATGCTACCCTGAAAAGCAACAGCCTGATCCAAGCAGAGCCCTCAGAGCTTCACTTCAGTGGCTTTGAGCTTGGCAAGGATTACATAAAGATAGTG AAACTAATCAACATCTCATCTGAAGTTATGAATATTCATGTGATTCCCACCCAAACCAAGTACTTCCAAACAACTTATACcaaaaag TATCGACTCATCCCGGGCCTCGCCTACACGCTGAGGGTCGGCTTCTGTCCCGATGAGTGGCGTTACTTCTATGACTGCATTCGGGTTCACTGTGAG GGGGAAGATAACCTGTTAATTCCAGTTCATGCTTATCCTGTCATCGATGACCTGCGCATCCCAACTCATATCGACCTACCAGCTGCAGCGCTCagacagag TGTTTGCCACGCTATTCCTCTGAGATGTAGCTGCCCTGTTGGCTTTGAGTTTCAAGTGTGTGTTATTCAGCCACACGAGTCCTTCTCCATCCGCCCCCTCACAG GAGTGATACCAGCCAAAGGTGAGGCGGCGATAACTGTGACCTTTTGTCCCGTCCAGTTTGAGACTTCTCAGATCACCTTCCAGCTGGTCATTTCACAGTTCAACACCAAGCCTTACCTGTGCACCGTCACCGGGAGCTGTGCGCCTCACATAGCTCTCAG TGAACTGGAAAAAAAGCTGGACTATAGAGATGCAGTGACTGTACATCACAAACGAGCTTCACGTTTTGCCCCAGCGCTCCCTCGGAGTaaagccaaatacagggcaatcaaGGAGGCTGACAAGTCAAAG aCAGCGATGGATCCAGCTGTGGATGTTTGCACCCCTGCAGGGGTGGCAAAGATGCTGATCAAAGACTCTAATAAACTCAGCTCTAAAGTCTTGAAGCAAG CCATATCCTCTGGCAGCATGACAGCGCTGCAAAATAAACAGTTAAAAGAGGCCTTCTTCATGAAAAAGGTTCAACAGAACATAAAGGAGGAGCAAACAAACCACCTCAAATG GCAAGTCCATCTGGGTATGGACCCCATGTCAGAGCATGCAGTGAAGCAGATtttggaggagagagagattgCTCTGCATGAATATAAG GTAAAAAGGGGCGATGTAAGACGAGAGGGATGCTTTGCTGCGGGGCTGCCTAAAATATCCTCAAGACCGGTGCTTTGTGAAGTAGGACAG GCCCCCGAGGGAGCACCGGCTTTCCAGTTTTACACCACTTTTACGTGGGAGCTGAGACGGAGAGTCCTCAGACTGTTCCAGCAGGCAGCTCGCAAG GTAGTGATCCGATGTCGCATGAACCGGAGACTAGCCTCTTTGAAGAAGCTGGCAGACAGTATGAAGAACCCGCCCTTGGCACAGAAAG CTGATGAAGAGAAGACATGTGGCCTAAAAGTCTCTCCAGACAAAGTCTTTCCATCTTCATTGCCATTTTCCTCGAATGAAGATGACCCTCTG GCTAACATTAAGTTGGTTGAAGTACCCGTGGATCCCGTTGATGTGACTGTGACATCACACATTCCTTTCTTCAAGCTACAA GTCCCGCTGCACTATAAGCTTATGGGCTATCGGGCTGTGTCAGCTTGGGAGGCATTCAACTCTTATATTCCCATTACTCTGGCTAGGCCACTGCGCACTGGAGCTCTG GACAAGTTGGTACCCAGCAGAGCTCATTCTCCCAGGACAGTGGAGACCACAGCAGGAGCGGCAgagaagcatgaaaaaaaagacaaggatGTGGAAGCAGCTGATGCTCCCGGTCTCTCTTTCCGTGCCCCCGAATGTCTGCTCAGACCTTTTCCAGCAAACCCACTCAGAATTTTT AACCCAGCTCCAGGTCTTCAGACCTTCAAACCACCCCCTAAATATCTGGAGAGTGATCTGGAGTTCCACCTCTGCCCTCTGCCCAG GTATACGGTCCCTGAGAGCCCTTTGTGTGGCATAAGGACTCAAACTTCACACATTCAGAAGAAGTTTCTGGACCACAAG GAAGTGATCCCCGGGGTTATGAAGTGGAAAAATTTTGATTCTATTAGCTTGAAAAGTCTCTCAAACCAGCTTGCTCTCACCAGTGACTGTGCCCCATGCAG GTCTGTCAACTACAACACAGATATACTTCCACTCaccacacctcctcctctcacCAACCTCCCTGACGATGTGGCCCCACTAATGGACACACT GTGTGAAGGCTCAGGTGTCCAACTGACACCAGAAATGATCAGAGCACAATTCTTGTCTGGAGAAGTGGTTTTCTCCAGTAGCAACCTCGCCACAGGAAAGACAGCCATGTAA